A single genomic interval of Asterias amurensis chromosome 1, ASM3211899v1 harbors:
- the LOC139938979 gene encoding zinc transporter ZIP9-like codes for MEDAWGILALSLAMLVGCFVAGTIPLTVPLSESKLRFVTVLGAGLLVGTALAVIIPEGVHALFEGTEDSHVHRGVNLPAVAPDGQALVAQPAEGNPPEANGDAHHHSHGKSNEEELHYVIGVSLVLGFVFMLLVDQIGGSHAHSHSQMSGEGENQGRTSRVGFTATLGLVVHAAADGIAMGAAAMGRTDVQMIVFIAIMLHKAPAAFGLVTFLMHENYQRNRIRKHLMIFSMAAPVAALVTYFGLSHTSKEALSTFNATGISMLFSAGTFLYVATVHVLPEIAGTRRTSSTDLEGNTEVTSGFSRLELLGVVSGCLAPLILSLGHHH; via the exons ATGGAGGATGCGTGGGGAATATTGGCCCTTTCTTTGGCCATGTTAGTTGGGTGTTTTGTTGCAGGAACAATACCACTCACGGTCCCCCTTTCAGAG AGCAAGTTAAGATTTGTGACAGTTCTTGGAGCTGGTCTTCTTGTTGGAACTGCACTGGCTGTTATTATTCCAGAGGGTGTCCATGCTTTATTTGAAGGAACAGAAG ACTCCCATGTTCACCGAGGTGTGAATCTCCCAGCAGTGGCTCCAGATGGTCAAGCACTTGTTGCACAACCAGCAGAAGGAAACCCCCCAGAAGCAAATGGTGACGCCCATCATCATAGTCATGGCAAGAGCAACGAGGAAGAGCTCCATTATGTAATAGGGGTGTCCTTAGTACTGGGGTTTGTTTTTATGCTGCTTGTGGATCAGATTGGAGGCTCCCATGCTCATTCACATTCACAGATGTCAG GAGAAGGTGAAAATCAAGGGAGAACGAGTCGAGTTGGTTTCACAGCAACGTTAGGATTGGTTGTACATGCAGCAG CGGATGGAATTGCTATGGGAGCTGCAGCAATGGGTCGTACAGATGTTCAAATGATTGTATTTATTGCCATTATGCTTCATAAG GCACCAGCAGCATTTGGTCTGGTAACCTTCTTAATGCATGAGAACTACCAAAGAAATAGGATACGCAAACATCTTATGATCTTCTCTATGGCGGCACCAGTTGCTGCTCTCGTAACATATTTTGGTTTGAGTCAT accAGCAAAGAAGCCCTGTCTACATTTAATGCGACGGGTATTTCCATGTTATTCTCTGCTGGGACCTTCCTTTATGTAGCTACAGTTCATGTTCTTCCAGAAATAGCAGGAACTCGCCGAACGTCATCTACAGATCTAGAGGGAAACACAGAAGTCACATCAGGATTTAGCCGTTTGGAGCTTCTTGGTGTGGTTAGTGGATGTTTAGCTCCGTTAATTTTGTCACTTGGACATCATCACTAA